In one Capra hircus breed San Clemente chromosome 22, ASM170441v1, whole genome shotgun sequence genomic region, the following are encoded:
- the C22H3orf18 gene encoding uncharacterized protein C3orf18 homolog isoform X1, with amino-acid sequence MDSRIPSARGWISSRPPTSESDLEPASDGPASETTTLSPEATSFNDTRIPDVAGGTAGVGTMLLSFGIITVIGLTVAMVLYIRKKKRLEKLRHQLMPMYNFDPTEEQDELEQELLEHGRDAASVQAAAAGQAMQGKVGAGRLLHPARRPLMALPPHPLSFPGQLSNTCRVVRWQLYGLCQVGLETGRIAPWPPTDHCTARPGQPWGPAGSAPDHLVTWEGPLASLSLSFLICK; translated from the exons ATGGACTCCAGGATCCCATCTGCTCGGGGCTGGATCAGCAGCCGCCCACCCACCTCCGAGTCTGACCTGGAGCCTGCCTCAGACGGGCCAGCTTCCGAGACCACCACCCTCAGCCCAGAAGCCACCAGCTTTAATGACACCAGAATCCCTGACGTGGCTGGTGGCACCGCCGGCGTGGGCACAATGCTTCTGTCCTTCGGGATCATCACCGTCATCGGCCTGACTGTGGCCATG GTTTTGTACATCAGGAAGAAGAAGAG gctggaGAAGCTACGCCACCAGCTCATGCCTATGTACAACTTCGACCCCACGGAGGAGCAAGACGAACTGGAGCAGGAGCTGCTGGAGCATGGGCGGGACGCTGCCTCCGTGCAGGCCGCCGCCGCTGGGCAGGCCATGCAGGGCAAGGTGGGCGCtggcaggctcctccacccagccCGCAGGCCACTCATGGCTCTCCCGCCCCACCCTCTCTCCTTTCCCGGTCAGCTTTCTAACACCTGCCGTGTGGTCAGGTGGCAGCTATATGGGCTTTGTCAGGTTGGATTAGAAACAGGTAGAATTGCTCCTTGGCCCCCCACAGACCACTGCACAGCCAGGCCGGGGCAGCCTTGGGGTCCAGCCGGCTCTGCCCCTGATCACCTGGTCACCTGGGAAGGTCCattggcctctctgagcctcagttttctcatctgcaagtgA
- the C22H3orf18 gene encoding uncharacterized protein C3orf18 homolog isoform X2, producing the protein MDSRIPSARGWISSRPPTSESDLEPASDGPASETTTLSPEATSFNDTRIPDVAGGTAGVGTMLLSFGIITVIGLTVAMVLYIRKKKRLEKLRHQLMPMYNFDPTEEQDELEQELLEHGRDAASVQAAAAGQAMQGKTTLPSQGPVQRPSRLVFTDVANAIHA; encoded by the exons ATGGACTCCAGGATCCCATCTGCTCGGGGCTGGATCAGCAGCCGCCCACCCACCTCCGAGTCTGACCTGGAGCCTGCCTCAGACGGGCCAGCTTCCGAGACCACCACCCTCAGCCCAGAAGCCACCAGCTTTAATGACACCAGAATCCCTGACGTGGCTGGTGGCACCGCCGGCGTGGGCACAATGCTTCTGTCCTTCGGGATCATCACCGTCATCGGCCTGACTGTGGCCATG GTTTTGTACATCAGGAAGAAGAAGAG gctggaGAAGCTACGCCACCAGCTCATGCCTATGTACAACTTCGACCCCACGGAGGAGCAAGACGAACTGGAGCAGGAGCTGCTGGAGCATGGGCGGGACGCTGCCTCCGTGCAGGCCGCCGCCGCTGGGCAGGCCATGCAGGGCAAG ACCACGCTCCCCTCTCAGGGCCCAGTGCAGAGGCCCAGTCGGCTGGTGTTCACCGATGTGGCCAATGCCATCCACGCATGA